From Erigeron canadensis isolate Cc75 chromosome 8, C_canadensis_v1, whole genome shotgun sequence, one genomic window encodes:
- the LOC122610207 gene encoding uncharacterized protein LOC122610207, producing MGEAAETFRSTTSARFSLEIQNGEHMDADQLWTHLAKGMRETEKAVLGETRGTGSKRKRGRESWWISEEVQTKVATKLSCFKELIKSKQNETNEDWSLARQRYYEAKKEAKKIVAIAKERAYEELYKKLDSKEGKNDIFRIAKARERKHRDLGDVIYIKDESGRSIVKVEDIRKRWEEYFANLFNRRESGRSEGGIDHGTHSDICRDDDDTPRISQEEVRLALKKMGRNKETSPDQIPIEA from the coding sequence ATGGGTGAAGCAGCAGAGACGTTTAGATCGACGACCAGCGCGAGGTTCTCATTAGAGATTCAAAACGGCGAGCATATGGATGCTGATCAGTTGTGGACACACTTGGCAAAGGGTATGAGGGAGACGGAAAAGGCGGTACTAGGGGAAACAAGAGGGACGGGTAGTAAGCGGAAAAGGGGTAGGGAATCTTGGTGGATCAGTGAAGAGGTCCAGACCAAGGTTGCGACAAAACTTAGTTGCTTTAAAGAACTTATCAAGAGCAAGCAAAACGAGACAAATGAGGACTGGTCCTTGGCTAGGCAGAGATACTACGAAGCCAAGAAAGAGGCAAAGAAGATTGTAGCTATAGCAAAAGAAAGAGCGTACGAAGAACTATATAAGAAACTAGACTCAAAGGAAGGCAAAAACGATATATTCAGAATTGCTAAAGCAAGGGAGAGAAAACATAGGGATTTAGGAGACGTCATCTATATTAAGGATGAAAGCGGACGGAGCATTGTGAAGGTGGAAGACATTAGGAAAAGATGGGAAGAGTACTTCGCCAACCTGTTTAATAGAAGAGAGTCAGGGCGAAGTGAAGGAGGAATCGATCACGGTACTCACTCAGACATATGTCGCGACGACGACGATACTCCGAGGATCAGCCAAGAGGAAGTAAGGCTCGCCCTAAAGAAGATGGGGAGAAACAAAGAAACAAGTCCAGACCAAATTCCTATCGAGGCATGA